From Antennarius striatus isolate MH-2024 chromosome 14, ASM4005453v1, whole genome shotgun sequence, the proteins below share one genomic window:
- the dclk3 gene encoding serine/threonine-protein kinase DCLK3: MTPPQRNRYGCEAARKWKNTAPPVPSLRHAGGVPQPWPILPHPKGKVLRSHLSDPPLLPHLRMFHTRHAEESAERPHLVTVVHPCSEIRKVTVLLNRRGVVSYEQLLMDISEALGFPRWHRARVTRLYTTNAREVKGVCDFFRGESAFLALGRARPELGGVREALEELFPQHSQYRADALQAWEKKLRPAPDKAAKADSGYSDGTDSSETNTGQETHQDANSNQSNTHAIKLQPNRIHTHPPENKDANAHKKSSSRTPAHLPNHLQRLNVRGGVREQQPSAIGLFKQEDRLREGDTPSPTLCENCLARRVKHRGPELIHPLSGKPPLPPVSRKQKGGSPKDPVHIGPLSPPPNSRKEDQSSPQLELSDPYPNVSPEHKELQQRTTFDLPSDGSDVTAADIERCYEFGRVVGDGNFAVVRECRRRNDGQTLAVKIVERSKLIGREHMMQNELSLLGSLCHPRIVRLFGHHHTDTHSYLVMELVRGGDLFETISERGKFPEPEAGLMVSDVSEALNYIHGKSIVHRDLKPENLLIEHVAAGICRLKLGDFGLAMVVTEPVFTICGTPTYVAPEILCETGYGVAVDVWALGVILFVLLCGFPPFRSRERDQEELFQLIKQGQIHFLSPYWDPISEGARGLVRALLQPDPTVRLTAEQTLLHPWVKAMTSVGQQMALTDKNPRYTAKAGPEPNRFQRPAQINAAHSWTDMIPANASSTETTQKDLSRHDQKQTVTSIGKEKDEDKSVQQKSEHNISPTFKLQMVLRSTSPQQKPECTIIDPGSPSKELRRLEVQDPGPTLTDGNCDPDQNKVNVEVNQVHTDPPP, from the exons ATGACACCCCCGCAGAGAAACAGGTACGGATGCGAAGCGGCGcggaaatggaaaaacacag CTCCTCCTGTCCCATCACTGAGGCATGCTGGTGGGGTGCCCCAGCCGTGGCCCATTCTCCCCCACCCTAAAGGAAAGGTGCTCAGGTCCCACTTATctgatcctcctcttcttcctcacctccGGATGTTCCACACCCGACATGCGGAGGAGAGCGCCGAGAGGCCCCACCTGGTCACCGTGGTCCATCCCTGCAGCGAAATACGCAAG GTGACAGTTCTGTTGAACCGCAGGGGTGTGGTGTCCTACGAACAGCTGCTGATGGATATCTCTGAGGCTTTGGGGTTTCCTCGCTGGCACAGAGCCAGAGTCACCCGTTTGTACACGACCAACGCGCGAGAG GTGAAGGGAGTGTGTGATTTCTTCCGAGGCGAGTCGGCTTTCCTGGCCCTGGGGAGGGCTCGTCCGGAGCTGGGGGGCGTGCGGGAGGCGCTTGAGGAACTGTTTCCACAACACTCTCAATATCGGGCTGACGCACTGCAGGCCTGGGAGAAAAAACTTCGCCCGGCGCCAGATAAAGCCGCCAAGGCCGACAGCGGATACAGCGATGGGACGGACAGCAGCGAGACGAACACCGGCCAAGAAACGCACCAGGATGCAAATTCAAATCAGAGTAACACACACGCAATTAAGCTGCAACCTAaccgcatacacacacacccgccTGAAAATAAAGACGCTAACGCCCATAAAAAGAGTTCATCCAGAACGCCTGCTCACCTGCCAAACCACCTGCAGAGACTGAATGtgaggggcggagtcagagagCAGCAGCCATCTGCCATTGGTCTGTTTAAACAAGAGGACCGTCTAAGGGAGGGGGACACACCTTCGCCAACACTATGTGAAAATTGCCTCGCAAGGAGAGTTAAACATCGGGGTCCAGAACTAATCCATCCACTGTCAGGAAAGCCCCCGCTTCCTCCCGTTTCCAGGAAGCAGAAAGGAGGTTCTCCCAAGGATCCGGTTCACATCGGCCCTCTGTCTCCTCCCCCAAACAGCAGAAAAGAGGATCAGAGTAGCCCCCAGTTAGAACTTTCAGACCCATATCCGAATGTCAGTCCAGAACACAAAGAGTTACAACAGAggacgacctttgacctcccgtCTGACGGCAGTGATGTCACGGCGGCAGATATCGAACGTTGCTATGAATTTGGACGTGTGGTCGGAGACGGCAACTTCGCGGTAGTGCGAGAGTGCCGCCGTCGAAACGACGGCCAAACCCTCGCCGTGAAGATTGTGGAACGCTCCAAGCTGATTGGTCGGGAGCACATGATGCAGAACGAGCTGAGCCTCTTGGGTAGCCTCTGTCACCCCCGGATAGTGCGGCTGTTTGGCCACcatcacacagacactcactcCTACCTGGTGATGGAGCTGGTGAGGGGAGGGGATCTGTTTGAGACCATCAGTGAGAGGGGGAAGTTTCCAGAGCCGGAGGCGGGGCTGATGGTGTCGGACGTGAGCGAAGCGCTCAATTACATTCACGGCAAAAGCATCGTCCACCGAGACCTAAAACCAGAGAACCTATTG ATTGAACATGTAGCTGCTGGCATCTGTAGGCTGAAACTTGGAGACTTTGGTCTGGCCATGGTTGTGACTGAACCAGTCTTCACTATATGTGGCACACCCACATATGTAGCCCCAGAGATTCTCTGTGAGACAG GTTACGGTGTTGCTGTGGATGTATGGGCTCTGGGTGTCATTCTTTTTGTACTCCTGTGTGGATTCCCTCCGTTTCGCAGTCGAGAGCGGGACCAGGAAGAGCTGTTCCAATTGATAAAGCAGGGGCAaattcacttcctgtcccctTACTGGGACCCCATCTCGGAAG gagccAGAGGCCTTGTCAGAGCTCTGCTACAGCCCGATCCTACTGTGAGGCTGACAGCAGAGCAGACCTTGCTGCATCCCTGGGTGAAGGCTATGACTTCTGTTGGCCAGCAGATGGCGCTAACAGACAAAAATCCGAGGTACACAGCCAAAGCTGGACCAGAACCCAACAGGTTCCAGAGACCGGCCCAGATCAATGCAGCACATTCATGGACAGACATGATACCAGCTAACGCCAGCAGCACAGAAACCACCCAAAAAGATCTCAGCAGACACGATCAGAAGCAAACCGTCACGAGtataggaaaagaaaaagatgaggaCAAATCAGTGCAACAAAAATCAGAACACAACATCTCCCCAACGTTCAAGTTGCAGATGGTTTTAAGATCGACATCTCCTCAACAGAAACCAGAATGCACTATTATAGACCCTGGCTCTCCCAGTAAGGAGCTCAGAAGACTGGAAGTCCAGGATCCAGGGCCCACGTTGACAGACGGAAACTGTGATCCTgatcaaaataaagtaaatgtggAAGTCAATCAGGTCCACACTGATCCTCCTCCATAA